The genomic stretch GATCTGCTGCGCCGACGCCTCGGCAGTGGTCGACGCGAGCATCGCCGAGCCCACGCGGTCGGGATACATGACGGCCCATTCGACGGCTTGCATGCCCCCCATCGAACCTCCCACGACGCCGGCCCAGCGCAGGATGCCGAGCGAGTCGGCCACAGAGGCCTGCGAGCGGACCATGTCGCGGATCGACACCACCGGGAAGCTCGACCCCCACGGATCTGCAGTCTCGGGATCGAGCGACGCGGGGCCGGTGCTGCCCTGGCATCCGCCGATCACGTTCATGCACACCACGAACACGTGGTCGGTATCGAGCGCCTTGCCGGGTCCGATCAGGGGATCCCACCAGCCGGGCGACACATGGCCCTCGCCCGTGCGACCCGCTGCGTGGCTGTCGCCCGTGAGGGCGTGACAGACCAGCACCGCATTGGAGGCCTCGGCATCCAGCTCACCCCAGGTTTCGTACGCGACCTCGACATGGTCGAGATGGCCGCCCCCCTCGAGTGCGAAGCGCCGACCCGGAGACACCGTGTGGAATCGACGGTCACCGCGCGGGTCGCCCTCGCGCCACGCGCCCGTAGCCGGGAGGTCGTCTTCGTAGGGATGTCCTTCTGCGCTCAACTGGGTCGCCTGTGTCACGTGGACCCGGGCGGGACCGACTGCCAGTGGCGGACACTTGGTTGCTGCCCGATGGGCTGCCGCATCCCTGCACGGTGGCAGGCAGGCACCTTGGGTGTCCGTCCCAGGTTGCCGGACCCCTCTCAGGGCCACTCCGGATGGTGCGTCAACTGAAGCGCAACCGCACCCCTGCGGTCAAGTGCGTACCCGCGCCCTGCCTGGCAGGCGCGAGGCCCACCACTGCACGACGTCGGGGTCCTCGAAGCCGAGGGCGCGGTCGAGACGCCTGCCCACGGCCTCCCAACTACGGCCACCGGGACTCGCTCGCTGGGCACACAGCACCTGCCACGCCGATACCGCATCGCGCACCCCTGTGGGGTCCGTGGGCACGGCGATCGATTCGAGTGCCGATGCGCTGATTCGCAACGCCGCGCTGCTTCGTCCGGTCCCCGCCACTTCGAGCGCCAGTCGGGCGCTGCTGGACGGGGCCGAGAGCACCGCAGCCAGCAACGCGAGGGGCGTGTCGTCATCGAGTGGCTCGACGCTCACCACGGGGGTGACCGGGATGCAGTCACCCTCGGTGTCGCACACGGCCTCGATCACCCTGGTCTGTGAGGCCACCAACAACTTGGGCACGAGGCGGCGGCGCGACCACTGGGCCACACGGGTGGACTCGGCTTCGAGGTCATCGAGCGCCACGACGGGTCGGAGCACGGAGTTGCCCGCCAACCGCCGTGGCCGTTGACCCCAGCGCAGCTCGCCGGGGTCGATCATCCCCGAGGTGACCAGCCGCGCGTCGCCCGCAGGGTCGGTATTGTCGGGGCCCAGGTCGCGCGCTGCTGCGGCCAGGGCGTAGAACTCGTCGCGGAAGCCCGCCGTGCAATGCGCCCGCTCTCCCAGCGAGACCATCGAAGAGCGGTCGCGGTGTGCCGCCGGCGGAACCCCGAGGGCTGCGGCCAGCAACGGGCTCCAGCTTCCGGCGGAGTCGATGGCGATCGGGCGCGCAGGCGTGTCACGCCACAGCAGGGAGACCTTCGTTGCGCCCGTGGGCCTGTGTGGTCCCTCCTCCACACGCCTCAGCACCGGTGCGCAGACCTCGACTGCCGCGTCGAATGGCTGCTCATCGGTTGCCCACAAGGCGCACAGCTCAGTTGTTCGGGCCAGTGACTCGCGCACCGGCGCCGCGTCCCGCGCTCCCAGCACCGACTGCGGCTGCAACAGGCACACCACCGCACCCGAGCCGACGCCCTCCACCGCCGCGAGCAGGTGCAACGCCGATGAGTCGGTGTAGGCGCCCGGTCGACCGGCACCGGGCTTCGCGCCGTGTGTCGAGTCGAGCGGGCTCGAGAACGGCGGATTGCCCACTACCACGTCGACTTCTGCGGGCAACGGCCGACCCGTCAGGGCGTCGGCAACCGACAGCTGCGCGCCACCTGCGCCCATGGCCCCGTTCTCGTCCGCCCAACGGCGCAATGCCTCCCGCGCAACCTCGAGCGAGTCGGCATCGATGTCCTGGCCTGCGATCCGCGTGAGGGCGTCGGCCGGATCGAGCCCGCGACGCACCAGCTCATCGGCCGCGGCCAACAGCACCGCGCCTCCCCCACAGCTCGGGTCGAGCACCATCCTGGGCATCCGGCCCAGTTCGTCGAAAGCCAGCTGCACGATGCGCCGCGCAAGCGGCGCGGGCGTGTAGTGGGCGCCGAGAGCGCGCCGGCGCGCGGGGTCCATCCCGTTCTCGTGCAGCGCGACGAGCGCGCGGGAATCATCAAGGCTCGTGGGGGGCATCACCGCCGAGTCTGATCGACCCGCTGCCGGTGTTCGCGGATGGGCGGTGCCTGCTAGCCGGTGAGCCCTTCGAACTCGTGCAGGTTGCCGAGTCGAGGATCGTTGGAGAACACCTCGACGGGCTGGAGGTTCATGCCGAGGCGCTTCTGCATGCGCCGCACCTCGAGCTCCTCGTTCCACAACACGAGAGTCACGACCACGCCGGCCTCACCGGCGCGGGCCGTGCGGCCCGAGCGGTGCACGTAGGTCTTGTGGTCCGACGGCGGGTCGTAGTGGATCACCACGTCGACATCGTCGACGTGGATGCCGCGAGCGGCGACGTCGGTTGCCACGAGAGCCTGCACCTTGCCCTTCGAGAACGCCGCCAGCGAGCGCTCGCGGAGGTTCTGGCGGAGGTCGCCGTGGATTGCACGGGCCTCCACCCCCTCGTCGCCCAGCTTCCGGGCCAGGCGGTCCGCTCCGTGCTTGGTGGCGCTGAACACCATCGTGCGGCCGGTGCCCCGGATGATCGCAGCGACGACCTTCACCTTGTCCATCTCGTGGACCTGCAGGAACACGTGGGTCATCTTCTCGACCGACACGCCCTTCGACTCCACCTCGCGGCGCACTGGATCGTGCTGGTACCGCCTGATCAGCGAGTCGATGGCGCCGTCGAGCGTGGCGGAGAACAACAGCGTCTGGTGCTTGCCCTCGACGTTGCGCAGGATCCACTCGACCTGCGGTAGGAAGCCCATGTCGGCCATGCGGTCCGCTTCGTCGATCACGACCTTGGACACGTCGGCCACCGAGAGGTCGCCGCGCTCGATGAGGTCGATCGCTCGGCCGGGGGTGCACACCGCGAAATCGACTCCCGACTTCAGCGCCTTGATCTGCTTCTCGATCGGGTCGCCACCGTAGATCGCCGCGATCCGCACACCGCGGGCGTGTGCAGCCGCCGTGAGCTCGTCGCGCACCTGGGTGGCCAGTTCGCGTGTCGGAACCAGTGCCAG from Actinomycetes bacterium encodes the following:
- a CDS encoding N-6 DNA methylase, which codes for MPPTSLDDSRALVALHENGMDPARRRALGAHYTPAPLARRIVQLAFDELGRMPRMVLDPSCGGGAVLLAAADELVRRGLDPADALTRIAGQDIDADSLEVAREALRRWADENGAMGAGGAQLSVADALTGRPLPAEVDVVVGNPPFSSPLDSTHGAKPGAGRPGAYTDSSALHLLAAVEGVGSGAVVCLLQPQSVLGARDAAPVRESLARTTELCALWATDEQPFDAAVEVCAPVLRRVEEGPHRPTGATKVSLLWRDTPARPIAIDSAGSWSPLLAAALGVPPAAHRDRSSMVSLGERAHCTAGFRDEFYALAAAARDLGPDNTDPAGDARLVTSGMIDPGELRWGQRPRRLAGNSVLRPVVALDDLEAESTRVAQWSRRRLVPKLLVASQTRVIEAVCDTEGDCIPVTPVVSVEPLDDDTPLALLAAVLSAPSSSARLALEVAGTGRSSAALRISASALESIAVPTDPTGVRDAVSAWQVLCAQRASPGGRSWEAVGRRLDRALGFEDPDVVQWWASRLPGRARVRT
- a CDS encoding DEAD/DEAH box helicase; this encodes MTASFESLGLDGDICSSLAQRGIETAFPIQEKTIPDILSGRDVCGKARTGSGKTLAFGLPLIQLLEKGQPGRPTALALVPTRELATQVRDELTAAAHARGVRIAAIYGGDPIEKQIKALKSGVDFAVCTPGRAIDLIERGDLSVADVSKVVIDEADRMADMGFLPQVEWILRNVEGKHQTLLFSATLDGAIDSLIRRYQHDPVRREVESKGVSVEKMTHVFLQVHEMDKVKVVAAIIRGTGRTMVFSATKHGADRLARKLGDEGVEARAIHGDLRQNLRERSLAAFSKGKVQALVATDVAARGIHVDDVDVVIHYDPPSDHKTYVHRSGRTARAGEAGVVVTLVLWNEELEVRRMQKRLGMNLQPVEVFSNDPRLGNLHEFEGLTG
- a CDS encoding homoserine O-acetyltransferase: MSAEGHPYEDDLPATGAWREGDPRGDRRFHTVSPGRRFALEGGGHLDHVEVAYETWGELDAEASNAVLVCHALTGDSHAAGRTGEGHVSPGWWDPLIGPGKALDTDHVFVVCMNVIGGCQGSTGPASLDPETADPWGSSFPVVSIRDMVRSQASVADSLGILRWAGVVGGSMGGMQAVEWAVMYPDRVGSAMLASTTAEASAQQIAWSHIGRMAVQADPRFRGGDYYDAVDGDGPHRGLAVARMLAQVTYRSDEVFTDRFHRTVLNQLEFSLDRTFDIEGYLDYHGLKLARRFDANSYVRLNRAMDLHDLGRGRGSVESALARVDCPTAVAAVRSDGLYPPHQQRQLHDGLTAAGNDSTWVDIDSPHGHDGFLIETDQLAPHITTLLEKALD